The sequence ATTCGCCGCAACTCGTCTTCCAGCGATTCCGGAATTCCCAGAGCCGCCCCATACCACGCGGCGAACTTCCGAAACAGCACACAGCTATATTCGCCATGCTGTTCCGTCATCAGCCGAAAGTGCTCCGCCAGAAAACTGACCTGTTCGTCGGCAGTCGGATCGGTGGGTTCCTGCCCGCATGAATGCTGCTGCAGCTTTCGAAAGATCCACGGATCCAGCATCGCCCCGCGACCGATCGCGACGGCCGCGCAACCGGTTTCTTCAATCATCGAAATCGCGTCGTCGACGGTTCGCACATCGCCGTTGGCGATCACCGGCATCGCCGTCGTCGCGCTGACCACGTCACGGATCGCGGCTCGATTGACGGAACCCCGAAACCCCTGTTGCCGAGTGCGTCCGTGAACCGTTACCGCCGCGACACCCAGGTCTTCAAATGTCGCCGCCAGATCCGGGGCCGACACGTGGTCGTCATCCCAGCCGCCAAGTCGCATCTTGACCGTCACGGGACGTCCACCGCGTCCAGAACGCGCCCGACCATTTCCGCCGCGTCGTCGGCGCTGCACATCAGCCGCGCCCCGCCACCGGAACCATTGACCTTGGCCATCGGGCAGCCCATG is a genomic window of Planctomycetaceae bacterium containing:
- a CDS encoding tRNA-dihydrouridine synthase, with product MTVKMRLGGWDDDHVSAPDLAATFEDLGVAAVTVHGRTRQQGFRGSVNRAAIRDVVSATTAMPVIANGDVRTVDDAISMIEETGCAAVAIGRGAMLDPWIFRKLQQHSCGQEPTDPTADEQVSFLAEHFRLMTEQHGEYSCVLFRKFAAWYGAALGIPESLEDELRRIASFSHFNSIVQQIRLRHGERSTWIPTAMIKVPNGPVERW